A genomic stretch from Prionailurus bengalensis isolate Pbe53 chromosome E2, Fcat_Pben_1.1_paternal_pri, whole genome shotgun sequence includes:
- the SPIB gene encoding transcription factor Spi-B isoform X2: MLALEAAQQDGPHFSCLYPDGVFYDLDSCKHPSYPDSEGASDSLWGWDLSPAVPAASYEAFNPAVANFGHPQGVQLCYGPSTYSPMGSLDPAPSLEAPGPSFPAYPTEEFTSQTVGPPAYAPYPSPVLSEEEDLLLDSPTLEVSDSESDEALMAGPEGRGSEAGARKKLRLYQFLLGLLTRGDMRHCVWWVEPGAGVFQFSSKHKELLARRWGQQKGNRKRMTYQKLARALRNYAKTGEIRKVKRKLTYQFDSALLPAARRA; this comes from the exons ATGCTCGCCCTGGAGGCTGCACA GCAGGACGGGCCACACTTCAGCTGTCTG TACCCAGATGGCGTCTTCTACGACCTGGACAGCTGCAAGCACCCCAGCTACCCTGACTCAGAGGGGGCTTCTG ACTCCCTGTGGGGCTGGGACCTCAGTCCAGCTGTCCCAGCCGCCTCGTATGAAGCCTTCAACCCAGCTGTGGCCAACTTCGGCCACCCCCAGGGAGTCCAGCTCTGTTACGGACCCTCGACCTACAGCCCCATGGGGAGCCTCGACCCGGCCCCCAGCCTAGAGGCCCCAGGGCCCAGCTTCCCAGCGTACCCCACGGAGGAATTCACCAgccag ACCGTGGGCCCCCCGGCATATGCCCCCTACCCCAGCCCTGTGCTGTCGGAGGAGGAGGATCTCCTGCTGGATAGTCCCACCCTGGAGGTTTCAGACAGCGAGTCGGACGAGGCCCTCATGGCTGGCCCCGAGGGGAGGGGATCTGAGGCAG GGGCCCGCAAGAAGCTCCGCCTGTACCAGTTCCTGCTGGGGCTCCTGACGCGCGGAGACATGCGCCACTGCGTGTGGTGGGTGGAGCCGGGCGCCGGGGTCTTCCAATTCTCCTCCAAGCACAAGGAGCTCCTGGCGCGCCGCTGGGGCCAGCAGAAGGGCAACCGCAAGCGCATGACCTACCAGAAGCTGGCGCGCGCCCTACGCAACTACGCCAAGACCGGCGAGATCCGCAAGGTCAAGCGCAAGCTCACCTACCAGTTTGACAGTGCGCTGCTGCCGGCCGCCCGCCGGGCTTGA
- the SPIB gene encoding transcription factor Spi-B isoform X3 has protein sequence MASSTTWTAASTPATLTQRGLLTVGPPAYAPYPSPVLSEEEDLLLDSPTLEVSDSESDEALMAGPEGRGSEAGARKKLRLYQFLLGLLTRGDMRHCVWWVEPGAGVFQFSSKHKELLARRWGQQKGNRKRMTYQKLARALRNYAKTGEIRKVKRKLTYQFDSALLPAARRA, from the exons ATGGCGTCTTCTACGACCTGGACAGCTGCAAGCACCCCAGCTACCCTGACTCAGAGGGGGCTTCTG ACCGTGGGCCCCCCGGCATATGCCCCCTACCCCAGCCCTGTGCTGTCGGAGGAGGAGGATCTCCTGCTGGATAGTCCCACCCTGGAGGTTTCAGACAGCGAGTCGGACGAGGCCCTCATGGCTGGCCCCGAGGGGAGGGGATCTGAGGCAG GGGCCCGCAAGAAGCTCCGCCTGTACCAGTTCCTGCTGGGGCTCCTGACGCGCGGAGACATGCGCCACTGCGTGTGGTGGGTGGAGCCGGGCGCCGGGGTCTTCCAATTCTCCTCCAAGCACAAGGAGCTCCTGGCGCGCCGCTGGGGCCAGCAGAAGGGCAACCGCAAGCGCATGACCTACCAGAAGCTGGCGCGCGCCCTACGCAACTACGCCAAGACCGGCGAGATCCGCAAGGTCAAGCGCAAGCTCACCTACCAGTTTGACAGTGCGCTGCTGCCGGCCGCCCGCCGGGCTTGA
- the SPIB gene encoding transcription factor Spi-B isoform X1 gives MPLCVFPSRQDGPHFSCLYPDGVFYDLDSCKHPSYPDSEGASDSLWGWDLSPAVPAASYEAFNPAVANFGHPQGVQLCYGPSTYSPMGSLDPAPSLEAPGPSFPAYPTEEFTSQTVGPPAYAPYPSPVLSEEEDLLLDSPTLEVSDSESDEALMAGPEGRGSEAGARKKLRLYQFLLGLLTRGDMRHCVWWVEPGAGVFQFSSKHKELLARRWGQQKGNRKRMTYQKLARALRNYAKTGEIRKVKRKLTYQFDSALLPAARRA, from the exons ATGCCCTTGTGTGTCTTCCCCTCCAGGCAGGACGGGCCACACTTCAGCTGTCTG TACCCAGATGGCGTCTTCTACGACCTGGACAGCTGCAAGCACCCCAGCTACCCTGACTCAGAGGGGGCTTCTG ACTCCCTGTGGGGCTGGGACCTCAGTCCAGCTGTCCCAGCCGCCTCGTATGAAGCCTTCAACCCAGCTGTGGCCAACTTCGGCCACCCCCAGGGAGTCCAGCTCTGTTACGGACCCTCGACCTACAGCCCCATGGGGAGCCTCGACCCGGCCCCCAGCCTAGAGGCCCCAGGGCCCAGCTTCCCAGCGTACCCCACGGAGGAATTCACCAgccag ACCGTGGGCCCCCCGGCATATGCCCCCTACCCCAGCCCTGTGCTGTCGGAGGAGGAGGATCTCCTGCTGGATAGTCCCACCCTGGAGGTTTCAGACAGCGAGTCGGACGAGGCCCTCATGGCTGGCCCCGAGGGGAGGGGATCTGAGGCAG GGGCCCGCAAGAAGCTCCGCCTGTACCAGTTCCTGCTGGGGCTCCTGACGCGCGGAGACATGCGCCACTGCGTGTGGTGGGTGGAGCCGGGCGCCGGGGTCTTCCAATTCTCCTCCAAGCACAAGGAGCTCCTGGCGCGCCGCTGGGGCCAGCAGAAGGGCAACCGCAAGCGCATGACCTACCAGAAGCTGGCGCGCGCCCTACGCAACTACGCCAAGACCGGCGAGATCCGCAAGGTCAAGCGCAAGCTCACCTACCAGTTTGACAGTGCGCTGCTGCCGGCCGCCCGCCGGGCTTGA